A stretch of Candidatus Thermoplasmatota archaeon DNA encodes these proteins:
- a CDS encoding class I SAM-dependent methyltransferase yields MNEKRAEMFNKKAAKPKYKADQIIEKLDLKPGQIIADIGSGGGYFTYRFANIVGENGKVYAVDTNEELLEFIKKQVKEKGLTNVVTVLTKSEHPSLPKHTFDYIFMRNMTHHLSNRVDYFKRLKDVLKTDGKVIIIEYDGRGGFFSFQRLHRHFVPKQTLIDEMKQAGYKIHKSFDFLSEQSFTIFSINT; encoded by the coding sequence ATGAATGAGAAAAGAGCAGAGATGTTCAATAAAAAGGCGGCTAAACCAAAATATAAGGCAGATCAAATTATCGAAAAACTTGATTTGAAACCTGGGCAGATAATTGCTGATATCGGGTCTGGTGGAGGATATTTTACATATAGATTTGCTAACATCGTTGGAGAGAATGGAAAGGTTTACGCTGTTGATACAAACGAAGAACTTTTAGAGTTTATAAAGAAACAAGTAAAAGAAAAAGGATTAACCAATGTTGTTACTGTACTCACTAAATCAGAACATCCCAGTTTACCAAAACATACATTTGATTATATTTTCATGAGAAATATGACTCATCATTTGTCGAACCGGGTTGATTATTTCAAGAGATTAAAAGATGTTTTAAAAACTGATGGTAAAGTAATCATAATCGAATATGATGGCAGAGGAGGATTTTTCAGTTTTCAAAGACTTCATCGACATTTTGTTCCTAAACAAACATTGATTGATGAAATGAAACAAGCAGGATATAAGATACACAAAAGTTTTGATTTTTTATCAGAACAATCCTTCACAATATTCTCAATAAACACATAA
- a CDS encoding ferritin family protein — MTGEHEGRDNLTEETKDLERARQSLIEELEAINWYQERVENVKDKQLKKILEHNRDEEKEHAAMLIEWIRKNDKEQEKAFIEHD; from the coding sequence ATGACTGGTGAACACGAAGGAAGAGATAATCTCACGGAGGAAACAAAGGATTTAGAACGAGCACGACAATCTTTAATTGAGGAATTAGAGGCAATAAATTGGTACCAGGAGCGAGTGGAGAACGTTAAAGATAAACAGTTGAAGAAAATACTTGAACATAATAGAGATGAGGAAAAAGAGCATGCAGCAATGCTTATCGAATGGATAAGAAAAAACGATAAAGAGCAAGAAAAAGCATTTATAGAGCATGATTAA
- a CDS encoding DUF134 domain-containing protein, whose amino-acid sequence MPRPRRCRRVGFSPNVTYFKPAGVPLIDLESSVLSVDEFEAIRLKDLEGLEQEEAAQMMNISQPTFHRLLLTARKKIADAIVKGKAIKIEGGNYEIVNSLSKKGYGKCYREGS is encoded by the coding sequence GTGCCACGACCAAGGCGTTGTAGAAGAGTCGGATTTTCACCAAATGTAACCTACTTTAAACCAGCAGGGGTACCATTAATTGACCTAGAATCATCTGTTCTCTCTGTCGATGAATTTGAAGCAATACGACTAAAAGACCTGGAGGGATTAGAACAAGAAGAAGCGGCACAGATGATGAACATATCGCAACCTACATTTCATCGTTTACTCTTAACGGCAAGGAAAAAGATAGCTGACGCCATTGTTAAAGGAAAAGCAATAAAAATTGAAGGAGGGAACTATGAGATTGTTAACTCATTATCAAAAAAAGGATATGGGAAATGTTACAGAGAGGGGTCATAA
- a CDS encoding NifB/NifX family molybdenum-iron cluster-binding protein has product MKIAVASDDRITIADHFGRATGFVVFEIQNNEIVKQEYRENIGKSTGGCQSCDHETMIKNIKDCAMVISYGMGRRIYNDLMKNNIQPVVTNEKSVVDAINKFIKNELDNRVDKLH; this is encoded by the coding sequence ATGAAAATAGCTGTCGCATCTGATGATAGAATAACCATAGCTGATCATTTTGGTAGAGCAACAGGTTTTGTGGTATTTGAAATTCAGAATAATGAGATAGTAAAACAAGAATACAGAGAAAATATCGGTAAAAGCACGGGGGGATGCCAAAGCTGTGATCACGAGACAATGATTAAAAACATCAAAGATTGTGCTATGGTAATTAGTTATGGTATGGGGCGAAGGATCTATAATGATTTAATGAAGAATAATATTCAGCCTGTAGTAACTAATGAAAAATCTGTGGTAGATGCGATAAATAAATTCATAAAAAATGAACTAGATAATAGGGTTGATAAGTTACATTAA
- a CDS encoding DUF5320 domain-containing protein, with protein MPCGDGTGPWWTQERYLRCWRTPGFGRGWRYRIPITEPLILSKEEQKKILEEQLKELEIEKQEITKKLKELEDEKL; from the coding sequence ATGCCATGTGGTGATGGAACTGGTCCATGGTGGACCCAGGAAAGATATTTGAGATGCTGGAGAACGCCTGGTTTTGGGCGTGGTTGGAGATATAGAATACCAATCACAGAACCTTTGATTCTGTCAAAAGAGGAACAAAAGAAGATTTTAGAAGAACAACTGAAAGAACTGGAAATCGAAAAACAAGAAATCACAAAAAAACTGAAAGAGCTTGAGGATGAAAAACTATGA